A single genomic interval of Streptomyces sp. NBC_00663 harbors:
- a CDS encoding YhjD/YihY/BrkB family envelope integrity protein, translated as MRVPHTPIASRVHGHAIMESLRAGALARLLSRLTALNVVEGSVRLAAQAFLTALPLLMTVAAFAPGWLQDLLADSLRAVLGVRGDTLDELREVFSATGPTSNTTGAVGVVVTLVSATAFSRALQAVCERCWHLPRAPVRTAVWRWLLWLVVWLAFLLLQAPLRDGFGAGALTGLVLSLLSVTMLWWWSQHLLLGGRVGWRSLLPGAVLAAGGTVLLSQAAHALLPGAMERSLDEFGPLGPVFTFLSWLIAVFLVAVSGLVLGEYIASTSWYRAATGRRPFTRIG; from the coding sequence GTGCGCGTCCCGCACACACCCATCGCCTCGCGCGTGCACGGTCACGCGATCATGGAGAGTCTGCGGGCCGGCGCCCTCGCCCGGCTGCTGTCTCGACTCACCGCACTCAATGTCGTCGAGGGCTCCGTACGGCTGGCCGCGCAGGCGTTCCTCACCGCGCTTCCCTTGCTCATGACCGTCGCGGCATTCGCCCCCGGCTGGCTACAGGACCTGCTGGCCGACTCCCTGCGGGCGGTGCTGGGAGTACGCGGCGACACCCTCGACGAGCTGCGCGAGGTCTTCTCCGCCACCGGCCCGACCAGCAACACCACAGGGGCCGTCGGCGTGGTCGTCACACTGGTGTCGGCCACCGCGTTCAGCCGAGCGCTTCAGGCGGTGTGCGAGCGGTGCTGGCATCTGCCGCGCGCGCCGGTGCGAACCGCGGTCTGGCGCTGGCTGCTGTGGCTGGTCGTCTGGCTGGCCTTCCTCCTGCTCCAGGCGCCACTGCGCGACGGATTCGGAGCCGGTGCCCTGACGGGGCTGGTGCTCTCCCTGCTCTCGGTGACGATGCTGTGGTGGTGGTCCCAGCATCTGCTGCTGGGCGGCCGGGTCGGCTGGCGGAGCCTGCTGCCGGGAGCGGTGCTGGCAGCCGGGGGTACGGTCCTGCTGAGCCAGGCCGCCCATGCGCTGCTGCCCGGGGCCATGGAGCGCAGCCTGGACGAGTTCGGTCCCCTGGGCCCGGTCTTCACCTTTCTCTCCTGGCTGATCGCCGTCTTCCTGGTGGCCGTCTCCGGCTTGGTTCTCGGCGAGTACATCGCCTCCACCTCCTGGTACCGGGCGGCCACCGGCCGCCGCCCGTTCACCCGCATCGGGTGA
- a CDS encoding SHOCT domain-containing protein — protein sequence MSAQTYLAYDYPLLSVFWSMLWFFLWIMWFILLFRIVVDIFRDDRLSGWAKAGWLVFTIVLPFLGVFVYVIARGKNMGRREIAQARAQQDEFNAYIRQTAAGGTSSVDELAKLSEIRSRGDITDEEFRRAKDLVLAGQGPTQHAGSASGTTGG from the coding sequence ATGAGCGCGCAGACGTACCTGGCGTACGACTACCCCCTGCTGAGCGTCTTCTGGAGCATGCTCTGGTTCTTCCTGTGGATCATGTGGTTCATCCTGCTGTTCCGCATCGTCGTCGACATCTTCCGTGACGACCGCCTGAGCGGGTGGGCGAAGGCCGGCTGGCTGGTGTTCACCATCGTGCTGCCCTTCCTGGGCGTGTTCGTCTACGTGATCGCCCGCGGCAAGAACATGGGGCGCCGGGAGATCGCCCAGGCGCGTGCGCAGCAGGACGAGTTCAACGCCTACATCAGGCAGACCGCGGCCGGCGGGACCAGCAGCGTCGACGAGCTCGCCAAGCTGTCCGAGATCCGCTCCCGCGGCGACATCACCGACGAGGAGTTCCGCAGGGCGAAGGACCTGGTCCTGGCCGGCCAGGGGCCGACCCAGCACGCGGGTTCCGCCTCCGGTACCACCGGTGGCTGA
- a CDS encoding DUF7144 family membrane protein encodes MTATHTRPAHTAKQEWATGLAAFGAVMLFLVGLLDIFRGIMAIAEDDIFVTTRNYVFEFDLTGWGWVHLALGVVAVIVSIGLLQTATWARVSGVVIAGLVIIANFLSLPYYPVWSVVMIALSGFIIWALCVVQRDNLFDLSEEQRPMSDQRPPVSTPHGPA; translated from the coding sequence ATGACCGCGACACATACCCGGCCGGCTCACACGGCGAAGCAGGAATGGGCGACCGGCCTGGCCGCCTTCGGAGCCGTGATGCTCTTTCTCGTCGGCCTGCTCGACATCTTCCGGGGCATCATGGCCATCGCCGAGGACGACATCTTCGTCACGACGCGCAACTACGTGTTCGAGTTCGACCTGACGGGCTGGGGCTGGGTCCACCTCGCTCTGGGCGTGGTAGCCGTGATCGTCAGTATCGGGCTGCTCCAGACGGCGACCTGGGCGCGCGTCTCCGGCGTGGTCATCGCCGGACTCGTCATCATCGCCAACTTCCTTTCCCTGCCGTATTACCCGGTGTGGTCGGTAGTGATGATCGCCCTCTCGGGCTTCATCATCTGGGCCCTGTGCGTGGTCCAGCGAGACAACCTCTTCGACCTGTCCGAGGAGCAGCGCCCCATGTCCGACCAGCGCCCACCGGTCTCCACGCCGCACGGTCCCGCATGA